A single region of the Duganella sp. BuS-21 genome encodes:
- a CDS encoding carbohydrate kinase family protein translates to MTQTTLICGSIAIDTILQFPNRFDSILLPDQLHKVNVSFLAPTMRTEFGGCAPNIAYNLQMLGGAPRIVGVMGQDHQAYMERFRKLGLATDNILIKPEAYNAQCFVTADQDNNQINAFHPGAMSYAHENEVAKAGPARLAIISPDGHLGMKKHAADLADLQIPFIFDPGQQLPMFDGEELIEFIDKATYVTTNDYEIELLIERTGLTLAEIAGRVEALVVTRGEQGSEIHTKGQRIDIPAVKVEATLDPTGCGDAYRAGLLFGITNGWSWETTGRLASLLGAIKIAHKGAQNHRFTAAEIADQFEAAFGYRF, encoded by the coding sequence GACAGCATCCTGCTGCCGGACCAGCTGCACAAGGTGAACGTCTCGTTCCTGGCGCCGACCATGCGCACGGAATTCGGCGGCTGCGCGCCGAACATCGCCTACAACCTGCAGATGCTGGGCGGCGCGCCGCGCATCGTCGGCGTCATGGGCCAGGACCACCAGGCGTATATGGAGCGCTTCCGCAAACTGGGTCTGGCCACCGACAACATCCTGATCAAGCCGGAAGCCTACAATGCGCAGTGCTTCGTCACGGCCGACCAGGACAACAACCAGATCAACGCCTTCCACCCGGGCGCCATGTCGTACGCGCACGAGAACGAAGTGGCCAAGGCCGGTCCTGCGCGCCTGGCGATCATCTCGCCGGACGGCCACCTGGGCATGAAGAAGCACGCTGCCGACTTGGCCGACCTGCAGATCCCATTCATCTTCGACCCGGGCCAGCAGCTGCCGATGTTCGACGGTGAAGAGCTGATCGAATTCATCGACAAAGCCACCTACGTCACCACCAACGACTACGAGATCGAACTGCTGATCGAGCGCACCGGCCTGACGCTGGCGGAAATCGCCGGCCGCGTGGAAGCGCTGGTGGTCACACGGGGCGAGCAGGGTTCGGAGATTCACACCAAGGGACAGCGCATCGACATTCCGGCGGTGAAAGTGGAAGCGACGCTGGACCCGACCGGTTGCGGCGACGCCTACCGCGCCGGCCTGCTGTTCGGCATCACCAATGGCTGGAGCTGGGAGACCACGGGTCGTTTGGCCAGCCTGCTGGGCGCGATCAAGATCGCCCACAAAGGCGCGCAGAACCACCGCTTCACGGCCGCCGAAATCGCCGACCAGTTCGAAGCGGCCTTCGGCTACCGCTTCTAA
- a CDS encoding YggT family protein → MIVDAIAVLLGSALLLRFWMQAIRVRPPSSVAQFTFQLSDWLVRPLRRIVPGVGGYDWASLIGAFLIVLAATSILFFAGWPWPAVLLMAFQRFLEWILYGFMALLVIEAIFSWVNPHAPLAPFVRALNEPILRPLRRVVPLVGNLDLSLLVALILLQIAQLLLGMAFTGR, encoded by the coding sequence TTGATTGTCGACGCTATCGCCGTCTTGTTGGGCAGCGCCTTGTTGCTGCGTTTCTGGATGCAGGCGATCCGCGTGCGGCCACCATCGTCGGTGGCGCAGTTCACGTTCCAACTGTCGGACTGGCTGGTGCGCCCCTTGCGCCGCATTGTGCCGGGCGTGGGCGGGTATGACTGGGCGAGCCTGATCGGCGCCTTCCTGATCGTGCTGGCGGCCACCTCGATCCTGTTCTTCGCCGGCTGGCCGTGGCCGGCCGTGCTGCTGATGGCGTTCCAGCGCTTCCTGGAATGGATCTTATACGGCTTCATGGCCTTGCTGGTGATCGAAGCGATCTTCAGCTGGGTGAACCCGCACGCGCCGCTGGCGCCGTTCGTGCGCGCGCTGAACGAACCTATCCTGCGGCCGTTGCGCCGCGTGGTGCCGCTGGTGGGGAATCTGGATCTGTCGCTGCTGGTGGCGTTAATCCTGCTGCAAATCGCCCAGCTCCTATTGGGCATGGCTTTCACCGGCCGCTAA
- a CDS encoding DUF1016 domain-containing protein: MVIDGEDFYLDLLFFHRRLRRQMAIELKLGRSKVAHKGQMELYLKWLERHEREPGEGLTASTSGCR; encoded by the coding sequence ATGGTTATCGATGGCGAGGACTTCTATCTCGACCTGCTGTTCTTCCATCGACGCCTGCGCCGGCAGATGGCGATCGAGCTCAAGCTCGGACGGTCCAAGGTCGCGCACAAAGGGCAGATGGAGCTCTACCTCAAATGGCTGGAGCGCCATGAACGCGAGCCGGGCGAAGGGCTGACTGCTTCGACCAGTGGCTGTCGCTGA
- a CDS encoding ribonucleotide-diphosphate reductase subunit beta: MSLSWDEEAVPANQAVNQAALATSEGSAEQVALRVNADDKRIINGKTDVNQLVPFKYKWAWDKYLAGCANHWMPQEVNMQRDIELWKNPNGLTDDERRLVKRNLGFFVTADSLAANNIVLGTYRHITAPECRQYLLRQAFEEAIHTHAYQYIVESLGLDEQEIFNAYNEVKSIRDKDEFLIPFIDTLTDPAFTTGTIENDQKLLKSLIVFACLMEGLFFYVGFTQILALGRQNKMMGAAEQYQYILRDESMHCNFGIDLINTIKMENPLLWTPAFKEEIKQLFLKAVDLEYAYAEDTMPRGVLGLNAAMFKGYLRFIANRRATQIGLEAMFDQEENPFPWMSEMIDLKKERNFFETRVIEYQTGGALNWD; encoded by the coding sequence ATGTCGCTGTCCTGGGACGAAGAGGCCGTACCGGCCAATCAAGCAGTCAATCAAGCCGCGCTGGCCACCTCCGAGGGCAGCGCCGAACAAGTCGCCCTGCGCGTGAACGCCGACGACAAACGCATCATCAACGGCAAGACCGACGTCAATCAGCTGGTGCCGTTCAAGTACAAATGGGCCTGGGACAAATACCTGGCCGGCTGCGCCAACCACTGGATGCCGCAGGAAGTGAATATGCAGCGCGATATCGAGTTGTGGAAGAACCCGAACGGCCTGACCGACGACGAGCGTCGCCTGGTCAAGCGCAACCTTGGCTTCTTCGTCACCGCCGACTCGCTGGCCGCCAACAACATCGTGCTGGGCACCTACCGCCACATCACGGCGCCGGAATGCCGCCAGTACCTGCTGCGCCAGGCCTTCGAGGAAGCGATCCACACCCACGCCTACCAGTACATCGTTGAATCGCTGGGCCTGGACGAGCAGGAGATCTTCAACGCCTACAACGAAGTGAAGTCGATCCGCGACAAGGACGAGTTCCTGATCCCGTTCATCGACACCCTGACCGACCCGGCCTTCACCACCGGCACCATCGAAAACGACCAGAAACTGCTCAAATCGCTGATCGTGTTCGCCTGCCTGATGGAAGGCCTGTTCTTCTACGTCGGCTTCACCCAGATCCTGGCGCTGGGCCGCCAGAACAAGATGATGGGCGCCGCCGAGCAGTACCAGTACATCCTGCGCGACGAATCGATGCACTGCAACTTCGGCATCGACCTGATCAACACCATCAAGATGGAAAATCCGCTGCTGTGGACTCCGGCCTTCAAGGAAGAGATCAAGCAGCTGTTCCTGAAAGCGGTGGACCTGGAGTACGCCTACGCCGAAGACACCATGCCGCGCGGCGTGCTGGGTCTGAACGCGGCCATGTTCAAAGGCTACCTGCGCTTCATCGCCAACCGCCGCGCCACCCAGATCGGCCTGGAAGCGATGTTCGACCAGGAAGAGAATCCATTCCCATGGATGAGCGAAATGATCGATCTGAAGAAGGAACGCAACTTCTTCGAGACCCGCGTCATCGAATACCAGACCGGCGGCGCGCTGAACTGGGACTAA
- a CDS encoding ribonucleoside-diphosphate reductase subunit alpha: MQSTQDITINPALVPAAAARTASSPATAASDLGDYRIIRRNGAVVAFEPSKIAVAMTKAFLAVNGGQGAASARIRELVEELTNNVVGALVRRQPSGGTFHIEDVQDQVELALMRSGEHDVARAYVLYRAKQMEERRAAKEAAGTSTIAAPQIHVLENGERKPLELNRVTSLINAACIGLEKHVDADAIVAETLKNLYDGVPVEELHKSAILAARALMEKDPAYSQVTARILLHTIRKEVFGKEVAQGAAAAEYVTYFPQYIAKGIAAELLDTKLGEFDLARLSKAIVADRDLQFGYIGLQTLYDRYFLHIRDTRIEMPQAFYMRVAMGLALNESDREARAIEFYNLLSSFDFMSSTPTLFNSGTLRSQLSSCYLTTVSDDLEGIYDAIKENALLAKFAGGLGNDWTPVRALGAHIKGTNGKSQGVVPFLKVVNDTAVAVNQGGKRKGAVCAYLETWHMDIEEFLDLRKNTGDDRRRTHDMNTANWIPDMFMKRVMEKGDWTLFSPSDTPDLHDLVGKAFEKAYLGYEAKAAAGEIRVFKKIQALDLWRKMLSMLFETGHPWITFKDPCNIRSPQQHVGMVHSSNLCTEITLNTGPDEIAVCNLGSVNLPAHMKEGKLDHVKLQKTIRTAMRMLDNVIDINYYAVDKARNANMRHRPVGLGVMGFQDCLHMMRVPFSSMESVQFADTSMEAVCYYAYLSSTELAEERGHYASYKGSLWDRGILPQDSIKLLAEERGGYLEQDLSAAMDWTPVRERIAKFGMRNSNCVAIAPTATISNIIGVSACIEPTFQNLYVKSNLSGEFTEINAYLVRDLKARDLWDEVMISDLKYFDGSLAKIDRIPNDLRDIYATAFEVSPSWLVEAASRRQKWIDQAQSLNIYMAGASGKKLDETYKLAWLRGLKTTYYLRTTSATHTEKSTSKTGALNAVAVDGGMSASAMAAAPAPVPVAAAAADEEGAACYLRPGDDGFEECEACQ, encoded by the coding sequence ATGCAATCTACTCAGGACATCACCATCAATCCAGCGCTGGTACCAGCAGCCGCTGCGCGCACCGCCAGCAGCCCTGCAACGGCAGCGAGCGACCTCGGTGACTACCGTATCATTCGCCGTAACGGCGCGGTTGTCGCGTTTGAACCATCGAAAATTGCAGTCGCCATGACCAAGGCCTTCCTGGCCGTGAACGGCGGCCAGGGTGCAGCGTCGGCCCGCATCCGCGAGCTGGTGGAAGAACTGACCAACAATGTCGTCGGCGCGCTGGTGCGTCGCCAGCCATCGGGCGGCACCTTCCATATCGAAGACGTGCAAGACCAGGTGGAACTGGCCCTGATGCGTTCGGGCGAACATGACGTGGCCCGCGCCTATGTGCTGTACCGCGCCAAGCAGATGGAAGAGCGTCGCGCCGCCAAGGAAGCCGCCGGCACCAGCACCATCGCCGCGCCGCAAATCCATGTGCTGGAAAACGGCGAGCGCAAGCCGCTGGAACTGAACCGCGTCACGAGCCTGATCAACGCCGCCTGCATCGGCCTGGAAAAACACGTCGACGCCGACGCCATCGTCGCCGAGACCCTGAAAAACCTGTACGACGGCGTACCGGTCGAAGAGCTGCACAAATCCGCCATCCTGGCTGCCCGCGCGCTGATGGAAAAGGATCCGGCCTACTCGCAAGTGACCGCTCGCATCCTGCTGCACACGATACGCAAGGAAGTCTTCGGCAAGGAAGTGGCGCAGGGCGCCGCAGCGGCCGAATACGTGACCTACTTCCCGCAGTACATCGCCAAAGGTATCGCGGCTGAACTGCTGGACACCAAACTCGGCGAATTCGACCTGGCCCGCCTGTCGAAAGCCATCGTCGCCGACCGCGACCTGCAGTTCGGCTACATCGGCCTGCAAACCCTGTACGACCGCTACTTCCTGCACATCCGCGACACCCGCATCGAAATGCCGCAGGCGTTCTACATGCGCGTCGCCATGGGCCTGGCCCTGAACGAAAGCGACCGCGAAGCGCGCGCCATCGAGTTCTACAACCTGCTGTCGTCGTTCGACTTCATGAGCTCCACGCCGACGCTGTTCAACTCGGGCACCCTGCGTTCGCAACTGTCGTCGTGCTATCTGACCACCGTGTCGGACGACCTGGAAGGCATCTACGACGCCATCAAGGAAAACGCCTTGCTGGCGAAATTCGCCGGCGGCCTGGGTAACGACTGGACCCCGGTGCGCGCCCTGGGCGCCCACATCAAGGGCACCAACGGCAAATCGCAAGGCGTGGTGCCGTTCCTGAAAGTGGTCAACGACACCGCCGTGGCGGTCAACCAGGGCGGCAAGCGCAAGGGCGCGGTCTGCGCCTACCTGGAAACCTGGCACATGGACATCGAAGAGTTCCTGGACCTGCGCAAGAACACCGGCGACGACCGCCGCCGCACCCACGACATGAACACCGCCAACTGGATTCCGGACATGTTCATGAAGCGCGTGATGGAAAAGGGCGATTGGACCCTGTTCTCGCCGTCGGACACGCCCGACCTGCACGACCTGGTCGGCAAGGCCTTCGAAAAAGCCTACCTGGGCTACGAAGCCAAAGCCGCCGCCGGCGAAATCCGCGTGTTCAAGAAAATCCAGGCGCTGGACCTGTGGCGCAAGATGCTGTCGATGCTGTTCGAAACCGGCCACCCATGGATCACCTTCAAAGACCCATGCAACATCCGTTCGCCGCAGCAGCACGTGGGCATGGTCCACAGCTCGAACCTGTGCACCGAGATCACGCTGAACACCGGTCCGGACGAAATCGCCGTCTGCAACCTGGGTTCGGTCAACCTGCCGGCCCACATGAAAGAGGGCAAGCTGGATCACGTCAAGCTGCAGAAAACCATCCGCACCGCGATGCGCATGCTCGACAACGTCATCGATATCAACTACTACGCCGTCGATAAGGCACGCAACGCCAATATGCGCCACCGTCCGGTGGGCCTCGGCGTGATGGGCTTCCAGGACTGCCTGCACATGATGCGCGTGCCATTCTCGTCGATGGAATCGGTGCAGTTCGCCGACACCTCGATGGAAGCGGTCTGCTACTACGCCTACCTGTCCTCGACCGAGCTGGCCGAAGAACGCGGCCACTACGCTTCGTACAAAGGTTCGCTGTGGGATCGCGGCATCCTGCCACAGGACTCGATCAAGCTGCTGGCCGAAGAGCGCGGCGGTTACCTGGAGCAGGACCTGTCGGCGGCCATGGACTGGACCCCGGTGCGCGAGCGCATCGCCAAGTTCGGCATGCGTAACTCAAACTGCGTGGCGATCGCTCCGACCGCCACCATTTCGAACATCATCGGCGTATCGGCTTGCATCGAACCGACCTTCCAGAACCTGTACGTGAAGTCCAACCTGTCGGGCGAGTTCACCGAGATCAACGCCTACCTGGTGCGCGATCTGAAGGCGCGCGACCTGTGGGACGAGGTCATGATCTCCGACCTGAAATACTTCGACGGTTCGCTGGCCAAGATCGACCGCATTCCTAACGACCTGCGTGACATTTATGCCACCGCGTTTGAAGTGTCGCCAAGCTGGCTGGTGGAAGCCGCTTCGCGTCGCCAGAAGTGGATCGACCAGGCGCAGTCGCTGAACATCTACATGGCCGGCGCCTCGGGCAAGAAGCTGGACGAAACCTACAAGCTGGCATGGCTGCGTGGCCTGAAAACCACCTACTACCTGCGCACCACCTCGGCCACCCATACCGAGAAGTCGACCTCCAAGACCGGCGCGCTGAACGCGGTGGCGGTGGACGGCGGCATGTCGGCCAGTGCGATGGCCGCGGCGCCAGCGCCGGTACCGGTGGCAGCTGCCGCCGCCGACGAGGAAGGCGCCGCCTGCTACCTGCGTCCGGGTGACGACGGTTTCGAGGAATGCGAAGCCTGCCAATAA
- a CDS encoding sigma-54 dependent transcriptional regulator, with amino-acid sequence MNVRSPRAPRVLVVDDEADLRELLELTLLKMGLDVDSAATLGEARALLATPEREYQLVLTDMRLPDGLGLELVREITAAYKNTPVAVVTAFGSADNAVVALKAGAFDYISKPVALDQLRVMVQSALRLNAGPAAGQAPSAAPPASRLKGDSAVIQALRAQIARLARSMAPIAINGESGSGKELAAREIHAQSSRAGKPFIAVNCGAIPEALMEAEFFGYRKGAFTGAVDEREGFFQAANGGTLMLDEVADLPLAMQVKLLRAIQERRVRQIGATAEEPVDVRIISATHKNLAQCVEQGSFRQDLFYRLNVIELSLPPLRDRLDDLGVLTGAILDRLGTFEHRVVLGAGVLEALRGYSFPGNVRELENILERALAFADDGVIEVGDLALKGARMGEPVPVVAAAAATQPTQAPASLPASLPDYLNQIERDIILRALAQTQFNRTQAAQLLGISFRQLRYQMQKLNIQEPEA; translated from the coding sequence ATGAATGTTCGTTCCCCGCGCGCTCCGCGTGTGCTCGTCGTCGACGACGAGGCCGACCTGCGCGAATTGCTGGAACTGACCCTGCTTAAAATGGGCCTGGACGTCGACAGCGCCGCCACGCTGGGCGAGGCGCGCGCGCTGCTGGCCACGCCCGAACGCGAATATCAGCTGGTGTTGACCGACATGCGCCTGCCCGACGGTCTGGGTCTGGAACTGGTGCGCGAAATCACCGCTGCATATAAGAACACGCCGGTGGCGGTGGTTACCGCCTTCGGCAGCGCCGACAACGCCGTGGTCGCGCTCAAGGCCGGCGCTTTCGATTACATCTCCAAGCCGGTGGCGCTGGACCAGCTGCGGGTGATGGTGCAATCGGCGCTGCGCCTGAACGCCGGACCGGCGGCCGGCCAGGCGCCAAGCGCCGCGCCGCCGGCCAGCCGCCTGAAGGGCGACTCCGCCGTGATCCAGGCGCTGCGCGCGCAGATCGCCCGGCTGGCGCGCTCGATGGCGCCGATCGCCATCAACGGCGAATCCGGCAGCGGCAAGGAGCTGGCCGCGCGCGAAATCCACGCCCAAAGCTCGCGCGCCGGCAAGCCCTTCATCGCCGTCAACTGCGGCGCGATTCCTGAAGCGCTGATGGAAGCGGAGTTCTTCGGCTACCGCAAGGGCGCGTTCACCGGCGCGGTCGATGAGCGCGAAGGTTTCTTCCAGGCGGCCAACGGCGGCACCCTGATGCTGGACGAAGTGGCCGATCTGCCGTTGGCGATGCAGGTCAAGCTGCTGCGCGCGATCCAGGAGCGGCGCGTGCGCCAGATCGGCGCCACCGCCGAGGAGCCGGTCGACGTGCGTATTATTAGTGCGACCCACAAGAACCTGGCGCAGTGCGTGGAGCAGGGCAGCTTTCGCCAGGATTTGTTCTATCGCCTGAACGTGATCGAACTCAGTCTGCCGCCGCTGCGCGATCGGCTGGACGACCTCGGCGTGCTGACCGGCGCCATCCTCGACCGCCTCGGCACCTTCGAGCACCGGGTGGTGCTGGGAGCGGGCGTGCTGGAGGCACTGCGCGGCTACTCCTTTCCCGGCAATGTGCGCGAGCTGGAAAACATCCTCGAACGCGCGCTGGCGTTTGCCGACGACGGCGTGATCGAAGTGGGCGACCTGGCGCTGAAGGGCGCGCGCATGGGCGAACCTGTGCCTGTCGTCGCCGCCGCTGCCGCCACGCAGCCGACGCAAGCGCCGGCCAGCCTGCCGGCCAGCCTGCCCGATTACCTGAACCAGATCGAGCGCGACATCATCCTGCGCGCGCTGGCGCAGACGCAGTTCAACCGCACCCAGGCCGCGCAACTGCTGGGCATCAGCTTCCGCCAGCTGCGCTACCAGATGCAGAAACTGAATATCCAGGAGCCGGAGGCGTGA
- a CDS encoding ATP-binding protein gives MIARLQALSAEARATFWRSLQTLNATRVVIALVLLVYLSFDSRGLRASGQYLYLQICLLYLGLSIGFALSAVYVQRRFVLQLLSQIACDLTIISLLYLAGGGMRSGLAILYLFPLAGLAILTPLTLSLFCASLVALFLLGDTTWQIFLTDSDRDVMQAGLYGAAFLAAVLVVNRMAAKLIGQEELAIQRGVEINVQQAVNRLVMANIGDGILVVDAEGQVFAGNPAAQQMLGLVGPELKFKLSAAVALAPLAQAYQAWREDAARATVFLTIKPFNDAALEGMTAAWSARRDLAAHLKVRFAAADTHELGAQRSVIFLQDVTGIENQAQQLKLASMGRLTASIAHEVRNPLSAIGHANALLAEDLTDPVHQRLLKIVGDNVTRVNRMVEDILQLSRKAQAHSEPLALDVFLAELRAEFIETHSLAPDILGLTVASGTQVRFDALHLREVILNLLNNAVRYASGGPSSIRLDVVSDTAQRLERLELHVQDDGPGISPEVRAHLFEPFYTTSSKGTGLGLYLARELCLNNEARLDYEYRFDNKDSADGSPALSGRFVITFASPGQKQGKAA, from the coding sequence GTGATCGCGCGCCTGCAAGCCCTGTCGGCCGAAGCGCGCGCAACCTTCTGGCGTTCGCTGCAAACGCTGAACGCCACCCGCGTGGTGATCGCGCTGGTGCTGCTGGTCTATCTGAGTTTCGACAGCCGTGGCCTGCGCGCTTCGGGCCAGTACCTGTATCTGCAAATCTGCCTGCTCTACCTGGGGCTGTCGATCGGCTTCGCGCTGTCGGCCGTGTACGTGCAGCGCCGCTTCGTGCTGCAGCTGCTGTCGCAGATCGCCTGCGACCTCACCATCATCTCGCTGTTGTACCTGGCCGGCGGCGGCATGCGCAGCGGCCTGGCGATCCTGTACCTGTTCCCGCTGGCCGGGCTGGCCATCCTGACGCCGCTGACGCTGTCGCTGTTTTGCGCCTCGCTGGTGGCGCTATTCCTGCTCGGCGACACTACCTGGCAAATCTTCCTGACCGATAGCGACCGTGATGTCATGCAGGCCGGCTTGTACGGCGCCGCCTTCCTGGCCGCCGTGCTGGTGGTGAATCGCATGGCCGCCAAGTTGATCGGCCAGGAGGAGCTGGCAATCCAGCGTGGGGTTGAGATCAATGTGCAGCAGGCGGTCAACCGGCTGGTGATGGCGAATATCGGCGACGGCATCCTGGTAGTCGATGCCGAGGGCCAGGTTTTTGCCGGCAATCCGGCGGCGCAGCAGATGCTAGGCCTGGTCGGGCCGGAACTGAAATTCAAATTGTCGGCCGCCGTGGCGCTGGCGCCGCTGGCCCAGGCCTATCAGGCGTGGCGCGAGGACGCCGCGCGCGCCACCGTGTTCCTCACCATCAAACCGTTCAACGACGCCGCGCTGGAAGGCATGACCGCCGCCTGGAGCGCGCGCCGCGACCTGGCCGCGCACCTGAAAGTGCGCTTCGCCGCCGCCGACACCCATGAACTGGGCGCACAGCGCAGCGTGATCTTTTTGCAGGACGTGACCGGCATCGAGAATCAGGCGCAGCAACTCAAGCTGGCCTCGATGGGCCGGCTGACGGCCAGCATCGCGCACGAGGTGCGCAATCCGCTGTCGGCCATCGGCCACGCCAACGCGCTGCTGGCCGAGGATTTGACCGACCCGGTACATCAGCGCCTGCTGAAGATCGTCGGCGACAACGTCACCCGCGTGAACCGCATGGTGGAGGACATCCTGCAGCTGTCGCGCAAGGCGCAGGCGCACAGCGAGCCGCTGGCGCTGGATGTCTTCCTGGCCGAGCTGCGCGCGGAATTCATCGAGACCCACAGCCTGGCGCCGGACATCCTCGGCCTGACCGTGGCATCGGGCACGCAGGTGCGCTTCGATGCACTGCACCTGCGCGAAGTGATCCTCAACCTGCTCAATAACGCGGTGCGCTACGCCAGCGGCGGTCCATCCTCGATCCGCCTGGATGTGGTGAGCGACACCGCCCAGCGGCTGGAGCGGCTGGAACTGCATGTGCAGGACGACGGCCCCGGCATCTCGCCCGAGGTGCGCGCCCACTTGTTCGAGCCGTTTTACACCACCTCCAGCAAGGGCACGGGACTGGGACTGTATCTGGCGCGTGAATTGTGTTTGAATAACGAGGCGCGTCTCGACTATGAATACCGTTTTGATAACAAGGACAGCGCCGACGGCAGCCCGGCGTTGAGCGGGCGCTTCGTAATCACCTTTGCCTCGCCAGGGCAGAAGCAAGGAAAGGCCGCTTGA
- the ccsA gene encoding cytochrome c biogenesis protein CcsA: MQIYSFIAAIVLYIVCAGLPSRRGGLISAVTLAAWLLHGVGLWSEIAGGGALRFGFAAMLSSALWVSVAAYWLENRNFSLDGLRRLVMPSAAVAAALQLIFPGNLVPMEGKSPLFGWHIAIATMAYSTLTIAAFHAVLMALQESRLHARSDTKSFLSGALDQLPALLTMEKLLFRMIGFGFALLSLTVLSGIVFSEQLFGQALKWDHKSVFTLLSWVLFAALLAGRRLRGWRGKTALSFTLVGFATLALAYVGSRFVFEVVLHKGWA; encoded by the coding sequence ATGCAGATCTATTCTTTTATCGCAGCCATCGTGCTGTATATAGTGTGCGCCGGCCTGCCATCGCGGCGCGGCGGGCTGATCTCCGCCGTCACGCTGGCGGCCTGGCTGCTGCACGGCGTCGGCCTGTGGTCGGAAATCGCCGGCGGCGGCGCCTTGCGCTTCGGCTTCGCGGCCATGCTGTCGTCGGCGCTGTGGGTGTCGGTGGCGGCCTACTGGCTGGAGAACCGCAACTTCAGCCTCGATGGACTGCGCCGCCTGGTCATGCCCAGCGCCGCCGTCGCCGCCGCGCTGCAACTGATCTTCCCTGGCAATCTGGTGCCGATGGAGGGCAAGTCGCCGCTGTTCGGCTGGCACATCGCCATCGCCACCATGGCTTATTCCACGCTGACCATCGCCGCTTTCCATGCGGTGCTGATGGCATTGCAGGAGTCGCGCCTGCACGCGCGCTCCGACACCAAGTCCTTTCTTTCCGGCGCGCTGGACCAGCTGCCGGCGCTGCTGACCATGGAAAAACTCCTGTTCCGCATGATAGGCTTCGGCTTTGCTTTACTGAGCCTGACGGTGTTGTCGGGCATCGTGTTCTCGGAACAGCTGTTCGGCCAGGCCCTGAAGTGGGATCACAAGTCGGTGTTCACGCTGCTGTCGTGGGTGCTGTTCGCCGCGCTGCTGGCCGGCCGCCGCTTGCGCGGATGGCGCGGCAAGACGGCGTTGAGCTTCACGCTGGTCGGTTTCGCCACGCTGGCGCTGGCTTACGTCGGCAGCCGTTTTGTCTTTGAAGTGGTTTTGCATAAAGGTTGGGCATGA
- a CDS encoding ABC transporter ATP-binding protein, with amino-acid sequence MSATHIAVSQVNKVFQTAEREVVALKDINLEIPQGQFVCLLGPSGCGKSTLLNAVAGFAPPSSGTIHADGKLVTAPGPERGMVFQEYALFPWMTVADNIAFGLEIKGQPKAQITAKVDQLLNMLSLQDFRNRYPKDLSGGMRQRVAIARVLALDSPIMLMDEPFGALDALTRRNLQDELLRIWAELKKTIIFVTHSIEEAIYLADRIVVMTYRPGTVKRDILVELPRLRDPAAAEFNALKRELGQLVMEEQERHHHDELRMAAVD; translated from the coding sequence ATGAGTGCGACGCATATCGCCGTATCGCAGGTAAACAAGGTGTTCCAGACCGCCGAACGCGAGGTGGTGGCGCTCAAGGACATCAACCTGGAGATCCCGCAGGGGCAGTTCGTCTGCCTGCTCGGGCCATCGGGCTGCGGCAAGTCGACGCTGCTGAACGCGGTGGCCGGCTTTGCGCCGCCGTCGTCCGGCACCATCCACGCCGACGGCAAGCTGGTGACGGCACCGGGTCCGGAGCGCGGCATGGTGTTCCAGGAATACGCGCTGTTCCCGTGGATGACGGTGGCCGACAACATCGCCTTCGGCCTGGAGATCAAGGGCCAACCCAAGGCGCAGATCACGGCCAAGGTGGACCAGCTGCTCAACATGCTGTCGCTGCAGGACTTCCGCAACCGCTATCCGAAAGACCTGTCGGGCGGCATGCGCCAGCGGGTGGCGATCGCCCGCGTGCTGGCCCTCGATTCGCCCATCATGCTGATGGACGAGCCGTTCGGCGCGCTCGACGCGCTCACGCGCCGCAACCTGCAGGATGAACTGCTGCGCATCTGGGCGGAGCTGAAAAAGACCATCATCTTCGTCACCCACTCGATCGAGGAGGCGATCTACCTGGCCGACCGCATCGTGGTGATGACCTACCGCCCCGGCACCGTCAAGCGCGACATCCTGGTGGAGCTGCCGCGCCTGCGCGACCCTGCCGCCGCCGAGTTCAATGCCCTCAAGCGCGAGCTGGGGCAGCTGGTGATGGAGGAGCAGGAGCGCCACCACCATGACGAACTGCGCATGGCAGCCGTGGATTGA